One window from the genome of Paramisgurnus dabryanus chromosome 20, PD_genome_1.1, whole genome shotgun sequence encodes:
- the capn1a gene encoding calpain 1, (mu/I) large subunit a isoform X2, whose protein sequence is MDPYHQLLRLTGFLTALSLVYFCIQYAGCQNVHLKKDFFLAHSSCARSETFINLREVSTRLRLPPGEYIVVPSTFEPSKEADFVLRVFTEKQSQTEELDDEISADLEDEEEISEDDIDDSFKAMFAQLAGEDMEISVRELKTILNRVVSRHKDIKTDGFSMESCRTMVNLLDKDGSARLGLVEFQILWNKIRKLLGIFREFDIDKSGNMSSYEMRLAVESAGFKLNNRLHQILVARYAENEVVDFDNFICCMIKLECMFKSFQLLDREGTGEAEMNLSEWLFMAMCG, encoded by the exons ATGGATCCATATCATCAATTACTACGTTTAACAGGTTTTCTTACAGCATTAAGCCTTGTGTACTTCTGTATACAG TACGCAGGTTGTCAGAACGTGCATCTTAAAAAGGACTTCTTCTTGGCACACTCTTCGTGCGCTCGATCAGAGACCTTTATTAACCTGCGAGAGGTGAGCACTCGTCTCCGCCTGCCGCCTGGTGAATACATCGTCGTTCCCTCCACCTTCGAGCCCAGCAAAGAGGCGGACTTTGTCCTACGGGTCTTTACAGAAAAACAGTCACAGACTGA GGAGTTGGATGATGAGATTTCAGCAGACTTGGAGGATGAA GAGGAAATTTCAGAGGATGATATCGATGACTCTTTTAAGGCAATGTTTGCTCAACTGGCTGGAGAG GATATGGAGATATCTGTTCGTGAACTAAAGACCATTCTGAATCGAGTCGTGTCCAGAc aCAAGGACATCAAGACAGATGGGTTCAGCATGGAGTCCTGTAGAACTATGGTCAACCTTTTGGAC AAAGATGGAAGTGCCAGGTTGGGATTAGTAGAGTTTCAGATCCTCTGGAACAAAATTAGAAAGTTGCTG GGGATCTTCAGAGAATTTGACATTGATAAATCAGGGAATATGAGCTCCTATGAGATGCGTCTTGCAGTGGAATCAGCAG GCTTCAAGCTTAACAACAGACTGCACCAGATTCTAGTAGCCAGATACGCGGAGAACGAAGTCGTCGATTTTGATAACTTCATCTGTTGCATGATCAAACTGGAGTGCATGTTCA AATCTTTCCAGCTGTTGGACAGAGAGGGAACCGGAGAGGCGGAGATGAACTTATCAGAG TGGCTCTTCATGGCGATGTGCGGTTGA
- the mrpl14 gene encoding large ribosomal subunit protein uL14m: MALSLSGMILPKLIQQRAFSVSATVAAIQKLTRVRVVDNSALGNAQHHRPPKVIHVYTKNGVGKVGDKVLLAIKGQKKKALIVGQKMPGARMTPRFDSNNVVLIEDNGNPTGTRIKAPLPTHLRKMEGEYSKLIAIAQRLV, encoded by the exons ATGGCCTTGTCGTTATCTGGGATGATTCTGCCCAAGCTGATACAGCAAAGAGCTTTCAG CGTCTCTGCAACTGTGGCTGCTATTCAGAAGTTAACTCGAGTGAGAGTGGTCGATAACAGCGCTCTTGGAAATGCCCAGCACCACCGTCCACCAAAAGTTATTCACGTTTACACCAAGAATGGAGTCGGTAAAGTGGGAGACAAAGTCTTACTGGCTATTAAAGGACAGAAGAAAAAAGCTCTCATAGTGGGTCAAAAGATGCCTGGAGCACGTATGACACCACGTTTTGACtcaaataatgttgttttaattgAAGATAATGGAAACCCCACTGGGACTAGAATCAAAGCTCCTTTACCGACACATCTGCGCAAAATGGAGGGGGAATATTCGAAACTGATAGCCATTGCTCAACGATTAGTGTAG